The sequence AGAGATGAAcaatcaaatgaaaaagaacACCAAGAAATATAGTGGTTCGGATTAAATCCTACATCCACTTCTGCCTTGCCCAAGGCTCAATCCCTTTAACGATTCGTAAGAGTTATACAATCTGGAAAAAATATCAAGAACTCCCGAAGAGTTTACAATGATCTTACTTCAATATACAAAATGGAAAAGCAACGCTCAATCAACTCACAACAGCATGAAAGAATAACTTCTCCAAATCTCTATCTCTCGGCAGTCATGCAACTGTATATATATTGCATGCACAAGCTTGATAACCGACTTCCCTAACTGCTACAATAGAGCCGTTTGATTAGTTACATCAGCTGTAATCCTCTGCGCCAGAACATTGATCCCATCGTGCAACTTAGAGTATGATCCAATCAATATCTTGATAGGTAATACAACTTCACACATGGAATATGTCTGCTGGTAGATCTGTTATTGATGATCCTTCGAGCCAATATTTTCTGCATCACTCGGATAATCCGGGACTCGTTCTTGTCTCGCAACCTCTCACACTATGCATCCTGGAGCAGGGCAATTAAATTCGCACTTTCTATAAAGAACAAATTAGGGTTCATTGATGGATCAATCTCCAAGCCCTCCGTCACTGATCCGATTTTGCTTCAGGCATGGATGAGAAAAAACAACATTGTTATTTCTTGGCTCTTAAATTCAGTCTCTAAAGAGATTTCTGCCAGCATTCTATTTGCGGATTCTGCAGTTGAAATTTGGGATGATCTTCATGATCGATTTCAACAGAGCAATGGTCCTCGAATTTTCCAGCTTCGTCGAGAATTGTTTACTCTTCGTCAAGAACAAGATCCGGTCACTGTTTACTTCACCAAGATCAAAGCCTTATGGGAGGAATTAAATCAATTTCGTCCAATGTGCAGTTGTGGCAAATGTGTCTGTGATGGGGTCAAGAAGATTGAAGCATATACTCAAATGGATTACACAATGCTGTTTTTGATGGGGCTTAATGATTCTTTTGCACAAGTTCGAAGTCAAGTACTTCTTATGGATCCTTTACCACCCATCAGTCGAGTTTTCTCTTTAGTGATTcaagaagaaagacaaagaaccATTGGTTTTGCATCACTAACACACTCTTCGAATACTGATATGGCTTTTTTGATCAAGAACACTCAATCTCACTCAAATACCACATATCGAAATGCTCATAAAACTCCAAAAGAAAGACCATATTGCACTTCATGCAACCGTCCGGGCCACACCATTGAAACATGTTACACAATTCATGGTTATCCACCGGGTATAAGCATCGGGCTAAACATACACATCAAGCCAATGTTGTTCCTGAAACTCAAATGTCTGGGCCATCTTTGGAAGCTGCTTTTGTTAATTCTTTTTCGAATCTGGACAAACATCAAATGGACTAGTTGATGGCAATGTTTGTGCAGCATCTTGCTAAGTCTGATACCTCAAGCCCTACCCAGGATGGTACCTGTAATGCATCTCCTTCAGGTACTTGTTTTTCCATATCAGTAGCAAATATGTTACATGCTTCCACCTCTTGGATAGTTGACTCTGGAGCATCTAGACACATTTGTTTCGATGAACATGCTTTCATATCCTTTAAGGCAGTACATAATTCAAGAGTTACTCTGCCTAATCATGAACATGCTGAATTCAAATATTGCGGTGACATAAAATTGGGATCTATACTTCTATTGGATGTACTTTATATACCAGAATTCAAGTTCAATTTGCTCTCTGTCAGCTCTCTCATTGCTGACACACAAAGTACAGTAAGCTTCTATCATGATTCCTTTATTATCCAGGACAACATCTCCAAGAGGATGATTGGCAAGGGTAAAAAGATAGATGGTCTTTATATACTGGAAGTGGCATCATCAAGTTCATCGATTCCCATCAATCATGTTGATATACAAGTTTGGCACAATCTCCTTGGGCATCCATCACTGAAGATTCTACAGTCTTTAAGATCCATGTTACAGCTTAACATTGAAGATTTACATTCTGCAACACCTTGTACTGTTTGTCCTCTTGCAAAACAAAAACTCTTACCTTTTGTTTCACATCATCATGTCTCTTTAGATGCTTTTGATTTGGTCCATTGTGATGTATGGGGTCCTTATCATGTTCCTACACACAACAATCAACGGTTATTTTTGACATTATTTGATGATTCAACAAGGTTCACATGGGTTTTTCTTCTtcaacataaatttgaatcATTGAGTGTTGTTTCCAGATTTTGTGCTATGATTGAGACTCAATTTCACAAGAATATTAAGGCATTTCGTACTGATAATGCTAAAGAACTTGCTTTTACTGAGTTATTTCAAACCAAGGGAATATTACATCAGTTTTCTTGTGTTCAAACACCTCAGCAAAACTCAGTGGTCGAACGGAAACATCAACACTTACTCAATGTTGCTCGTTCTTTATTTTTTCAGTCTCGTGTGCCGATCTAGTTCTGGAATGAATGTGTTTTGACAGCCACCTATCTGATAAATCGGATACCTTCTACTTCTCTGCACAATAAATCTCCTTATGAGCTGTTATATCATCAATGTAGTAGCCGTAACCAAGTaaagtaattaagggattaatcagaACTGAATGAAACATTAAAGACTGttgaagatcggaagctccaaaggcgatcggaagctccgatgaacgatcagaagttccgatggtattacgtcaggcatgacgtgtgtcTGGTCGGAAGCTCCGGTCAGGATCGGAAGGTTCGATCTcctctatccgaagtcaaccagtgagaacTTGACACGTGGCAAATAAGggcaatcggaagctccgatgtcgggatcggacgtttcgatcgaggatcggaggttccgatcattgtctataaatagaaggccgatgcCTAACTTCTCTTTGCCAATTCTGTggtttcctttccattctagacTTATTTGAATAGTTCTAGCCTTCCTGGGCTTGACCCGggggtcggcgaggcattcgggaGTCACAGCGGAGTTGTACCCGAGTTCTATGGGCATCAACATCAAatggctgacgatggacgcaggtatagcttttgcttcctaaaaacatttaggagtatgcaatagactagttaagacttttggagaaatataatgatagtagtatcattttgcTGTGTAGTGCGAATTATAGGtatggacctagagctggtagagttgcctagtagttgaggtacaaaagtaatattcgagatatcctgactgagtatgcatgtattatgtgacagcatgatttatatgaaatgattttatgctgcatccATTTGCATATTGTACTATCTCTTTGAGATGTCTGGTAGTAGGGTTTCAtcttatcctgttagtggatgaacttccatcgatttgggtccgaagtatccactggtatttggtatggaagcaacctcctgatgcgactgaaagagtgggtgcccggttagccaacttgtggctaagggcttttatgactctatgtaaaacaatcttttgtttaatataatttacacttttataatggcattgactttatctttcttcatattgttatattatgatatactattgttgttttgataaagaccttgaatatactatagtgtatgtaagatgtggtagcacatggggatgactatcatgaaacacatcttatagtcactatatattctaaacagttcctagtcaattgagccgtctgcaaataaggataaggattgctcgagattgagactagcatttgcgatgccgagtaccacgtttcattggtatggaacatagagatgttcaaagcatgcaaatggatattcatatgatgaatgatcgaactaccctattcggactttccaagtggttatcacttatcgagtggataaagtccgcggttttggttgtacaccattagtccttattacttaaaacatcattgagactctatatgctagtactgtactttgactcgtttaccgactctattggggtcatcaggtgtcgggattgggtacagttacgacacatataggagtcgatactttgttgtcaaggattcaccacatacttgcgagtgtggatatcctatgcgatctgaggagatattagtgtgacgaatctctggccagagtacatgatgtgttttaggttaatgggttttcctagtaacacatgcgatgtcactatttgatctccaagatgttatgcatagttatcgaatctcgaacgactctcgatataccaatggttgttgattcgatcgggatatatggatgaagggactgtactgtacgctaaccaaaatctactggttcttgcaggcactatcagtaatacctagggaatcatggggcgatgttgctaggcgctcttaccatgattcgatgggtaagtcggaaattgttgttccgagtcacaaggagttgtgagcccacggctagctgtattcctgaaccattgagggttacacaagtaatggattactaaaaccccgtagagatagttaaatttaaagagttaaatttaatgaaagagaagttggacttcttaactaaagggagtgggatttcctaaaatgacatagggatgggcatttttggaaatcactgaattcggattcagaaaaattatcttgactctaaaagatgcagaaatggtttctgtgcacattggtgaaatcagtgtatcaatcggagtcacgatgaattttatattaatttctataacaacaggcttggcttgttgggcttaagtcatggattgtgggctttaaggagttagagtcctgatacaattataactagaaattatctataaatagaggtgttgggttcgaaaatcacacacattgtatattgcaattttcgaaaatacactctagaattttcaaggggattttcgaaatcctctgtcctttttagagaaaatttgacttgtgatttttgtgaaaaattacaaatcgaattaacagatcatatctgtttattttttacgtaaaacttctgattgatttctagtgcagtcaatcagagggtttctgtttttcattcgtggacctaatttcggagttagatcgtgactgtcatcggtttccgggatttacaagaagagcagattaaattctgttggagtccacgatcaagcctttgcttgacaaggtaaaatatttaatagtgattatttgttttacttacacaaatttaatcgtaaagttttgatacccagatatggaatcgttccatattaataaaataaatttttaaacttccgctgcaccgggtatcaattctaattgatctgaacaccgttttccaacagtggtatcagagccaggttgctcagatcaaacgattaaattaatcgattgtacaaaatttttaagcctcggttttttgaaacaaaacaaattttttaaaatcaaaattttgacgggcaaaacacgggaagcgattgtcgctgcccagcccgagccccggtcggggcacgggctgcccgggattgtcccgggcagcccggaaaattaaaattttatttttttaaaaaaattttgaatttttgaaattctagtgtttgatccgatcgaaaattatttttgattagatcacgaggcatcagatcgaattgttcgagtccgaaatttttaaaattgatttttggataaatttgaatttttggaaaatttataaattttatccgttaaattagattttataaaattaattattttggtacaattgatgataagatatgatcttatggatggataagataaaatatgattttatcttttaattatgatgccattgcatgtttatccaattattttaattattgaattaattattggataaaaggatgatcgattgccatgaccaatattttaggtgtatgttaggtgatttacatttgtcttattgttgttggtgtttattaatgggcttggtttatagcccaaatattattgtcatatgtaataaaagtgggcctggtttatggcccgttcccaaccccaaaatgtatcccatatttgtcatcgaaatttattgtaaatttattagacttagtgggagataatgttttgaagaaaaggtgggcccagcagacaatgaagaccgaagaaatataaattggaggctcaatgtaataggattgcattgcatacttgcatatcacctaggattgtacttagactcgtgattggcaaccacgggtcgattagtaaatgagatcgatcatccttaaataatatatgatattattgatgtatgcatgtttagactaaattgtatgaatcccgcaagcatacataaatttgcatgatgagacaaattttcaaaaaataaaatccctcattttaaatatgatttaaaattgatatcaagataaacaaaagggaatttaaaatattgtttaaatattcctaccttccatcaacgatcaatgtatgtgatgctacccgcggatacggtccggctcatattattgggggggcccgttcgtcggaaagctgtacattggatcgacacatgttgtaagttgggtgaaactcccatgggattggctcatattattggggatccacatggcgaccgtccatcacaacttaatattgatgggtcatcttgacatgtcacaataaacggcgtcatattattgggcctttattggacatgaggtaaaaacatggaggttgctttggaagcaattgcgctctaccttttgaaaattatggttggctgatattattcgggaccatagtttgtcaattggactccatgttcccactaaagaaaatgtttctcgttttcactagagggtagtgaaatcgttaaaatagtgggagtgtaattcataaaattaaaattcgccatattttatgtcttagtaaattaattaaacaatcattgattattgtctgtttccttttcagtattatattacgatgaatccacgcaatccactgttttcaattctcgaacaaaacaaattgactggcgcaaactatacggaatggttccgtaagttaaaaattattcttacttcggaaaaagctttctacgtgttagagaagccgcctctgaaggaagccccggctaatacaagtccgaaagagttggccaaacttgatttatggtgggaccatgatatcaaggccaaatgctacatgcaggcttcgatgtctgatgagcttcaaaggagattcgaggataccgtgaatgctgctgatattcacaagaacctcaaggaactctttggagctcagtcaagatcggagaggtatgccaccgtcagagagctcatgacgagccgcatgcgagatgggacttcggtccgtgagcatggggtgcgcatgatttggctcattgaaaagttggtaacactcgacttgactttggagcatgaaatTAGCGCgaacttgttgcttctatcacttccttcatcgtttgacggttttgtgatgaacttcaatatgaacaagatagaggccgcccttgaagagatggtcaatatgcttgtcacatatgaagccacactaaagaaggataaaccggtactcttggttggctcctcttctaactctaagaaaggaccaagtggaaagggtaagaaacgttctgccccgcccaagaagattgtaccaaataagaagggaaaggccaaggcttcaattgggataaaagatgaaaacgtttgccattactgcaagaaacccggtcattggaaacgtaactgcaaggaatacctcgaacaattgcgaactgcaaagggtatgttttacattgaaataaatgtttcgcttaatacttcttcttgggtattggataccggatgtggatctcacatttgcaatgatttgcaggtgatgacaagaagtcgtaagctaaggatgggtgagacccagttaaggctcgggaatggttctagagtcgaagccaaagctataggagacatttatttagttttgcagaacaattttaagttatttttgagagatgttttatatgttccggatttggtcaaaaacattatatctatttctatgcttgatagagatggtttttcttgcaattttgtgaatgggatttgcaatatttacaagaatg comes from Henckelia pumila isolate YLH828 chromosome 4, ASM3356847v2, whole genome shotgun sequence and encodes:
- the LOC140862003 gene encoding uncharacterized protein produces the protein MILRANIFCITRIIRDSFLSRNLSHYASWSRAIKFALSIKNKLGFIDGSISKPSVTDPILLQAWMRKNNIVISWLLNSVSKEISASILFADSAVEIWDDLHDRFQQSNGPRIFQLRRELFTLRQEQDPVTVYFTKIKALWEELNQFRPMCSCGKCVCDGVKKIEAYTQMDYTMLFLMGLNDSFAQVRSQHLAKSDTSSPTQDGTCNASPSVHNSRVTLPNHEHAEFKYCGDIKLGSILLLDVLYIPEFKFNLLSVSSLIADTQSTVSFYHDSFIIQDNISKRMIGKGKKIDGLYILEVASSSSSIPINHVDIQVWHNLLGHPSLKILQSLRSMLQLNIEDLHSATPCTVCPLAKQKLLPFVSHHHVSLDAFDLVHCDTYLNSSSLPGLDPGVGEAFGSHSGVVPEFYGHQHQMADDGRRVSSYPVSG